The proteins below are encoded in one region of Paenibacillus sp. YYML68:
- a CDS encoding S8 family serine peptidase, giving the protein MGTSAIKKSVIASLSGLALFLGCAAAAYAATANDPFYVKQTNLQQIRMEEAWETARGQAGVTIAIVDTGVQLSHPDLKPNLVPGVNLIDPSLPPEDDNGHGTNVAGIIGAVGNNDRGVAGMLWRTKLMPIKALEGDGAGDEQRLGEAIRYAVDHGAKIVVLSLGLNKYSAYMSDIVRYAEEKEVLLVAATGNEGNRVKYPAAYSTVLAVGGVNAAGKADARSNSGLEVDVVAPWNVYTTAMGSTYEYKDGTSMAAPQVAAAAALLWEREPRLKPHDIRQRIRHTAQDLNAEGWDAATGHGLLRVDRLLNERSLQPDMYEPNDRKDKAKAISVSNEMAAAFASGADSDWYYADSPYEGTVNLTLTMGAAQELLVQHVDASGQLTTKSIQGGQTVPFKVTKGRSYFQLQLANRSYKELLPYRITTFFEIYRDPFEDNDKQYKAYVLPGRSQTVKGTFHQYHDTDWYQFPVESSGTLKVTLSADTARIDAVLLIQRQGEKSVTIDLGDDGVSEVYTIPEVFQGNYYIRVNNVKEYENPIVGEYTLNIQYDAKLVDPNEPNDRSYQATAVSLDTEYGGLLDKARDADWYQFEVEEESYIQLVTDDIPQHVQMYMTLYDGTLRPMGSSMNEMSERRQQLNGKFAPGRYYVKLTASREFDHQMYQFSVRAKPLTSGFIDIRGHWGEQAIAALTSRKVIDGYGDYTFQPNRPITRAEATAVLSRAFGLSTSKSISYYDLNTTHWAYDYIARASQAGMIEGYPDGTFAPDQPVTRMEMTAMLARSLNKAGKVRGQSPFTDIPDSYWGAGLLKQMKGDGLIDGYADGSFRPDQQATRAEFVQLLFTSLR; this is encoded by the coding sequence ATGGGAACTAGTGCGATCAAAAAGAGTGTCATCGCGTCGTTATCAGGCCTCGCCTTATTCCTGGGCTGTGCGGCTGCAGCCTATGCGGCAACAGCCAATGATCCGTTCTATGTGAAGCAGACGAACCTACAACAGATTCGTATGGAAGAGGCGTGGGAGACAGCTCGGGGACAAGCGGGCGTCACGATTGCGATTGTAGATACAGGGGTACAGCTGTCACACCCAGACTTGAAGCCGAATCTCGTGCCGGGCGTCAATCTCATTGACCCGTCTCTTCCACCTGAGGATGACAATGGGCATGGCACTAATGTGGCGGGCATTATCGGAGCGGTGGGCAACAATGACCGCGGGGTAGCCGGTATGCTCTGGCGCACCAAGCTGATGCCGATCAAGGCGCTCGAGGGTGATGGAGCAGGCGACGAGCAGAGGCTAGGGGAAGCGATCCGCTATGCGGTAGACCACGGGGCCAAGATCGTGGTGCTATCGTTAGGCCTCAACAAATATTCCGCTTATATGAGCGACATTGTCCGATATGCCGAGGAGAAGGAAGTGCTGCTCGTTGCAGCGACAGGCAATGAAGGCAACCGTGTGAAATACCCTGCCGCGTATTCGACTGTACTAGCAGTCGGAGGCGTGAATGCCGCAGGCAAGGCTGACGCCAGGTCTAACTCGGGACTGGAGGTCGATGTTGTAGCGCCTTGGAACGTCTATACGACGGCGATGGGAAGCACCTATGAGTATAAGGACGGCACGTCGATGGCGGCGCCTCAGGTTGCTGCGGCCGCAGCGCTCCTATGGGAGCGCGAGCCTCGACTGAAGCCACATGATATTCGGCAACGCATTCGTCATACCGCACAGGACCTGAATGCTGAAGGCTGGGATGCTGCGACGGGTCACGGGCTGCTGAGGGTTGATCGGCTGCTGAACGAGCGCTCGCTCCAGCCTGACATGTACGAGCCGAACGACCGCAAGGATAAAGCGAAGGCGATCTCAGTCAGTAATGAGATGGCGGCAGCCTTCGCGAGCGGAGCCGATTCGGACTGGTACTACGCGGATTCTCCGTATGAAGGAACCGTTAATCTGACGCTTACCATGGGAGCGGCTCAAGAGCTATTGGTCCAGCATGTGGACGCGAGCGGACAGTTGACGACGAAGTCGATTCAGGGCGGACAGACGGTGCCGTTTAAGGTGACGAAGGGCCGGAGCTATTTTCAGCTTCAGCTGGCGAATCGTTCATACAAGGAGCTGCTACCCTATCGCATTACGACCTTCTTCGAAATATACCGTGATCCGTTCGAGGATAACGACAAGCAGTACAAGGCCTACGTGCTGCCGGGAAGAAGCCAGACCGTCAAGGGAACGTTCCATCAATATCATGACACGGACTGGTATCAGTTCCCTGTCGAGTCGTCTGGGACGCTGAAGGTTACGCTGTCAGCCGATACGGCGCGCATCGATGCAGTGCTGCTCATCCAGCGGCAAGGGGAGAAGTCGGTCACGATCGACCTCGGCGACGATGGAGTATCGGAAGTGTACACCATACCCGAGGTGTTCCAGGGCAATTATTACATTCGGGTCAACAACGTGAAGGAATATGAGAATCCGATCGTCGGCGAGTATACGTTGAACATCCAATATGATGCCAAGCTGGTCGATCCGAACGAGCCGAACGATCGTTCTTATCAGGCGACGGCGGTATCGCTGGATACCGAGTACGGCGGCTTGCTGGACAAGGCGAGGGATGCCGACTGGTACCAGTTCGAGGTCGAGGAGGAGAGCTACATTCAGCTCGTGACCGACGATATTCCGCAGCATGTCCAGATGTATATGACGCTGTACGACGGTACACTGCGGCCGATGGGGTCCTCCATGAATGAAATGTCGGAGCGTAGACAGCAGTTGAACGGCAAGTTCGCGCCAGGGCGTTATTACGTGAAGCTGACCGCAAGCCGTGAATTCGATCATCAGATGTATCAGTTCAGTGTGAGGGCGAAGCCGCTGACGTCGGGCTTCATCGATATTCGCGGTCATTGGGGAGAGCAGGCGATCGCTGCCTTGACGTCGAGGAAGGTGATCGATGGCTACGGCGACTACACGTTCCAGCCGAATCGTCCGATTACTAGAGCCGAGGCGACCGCTGTCTTATCGAGGGCATTCGGGCTGAGCACGAGCAAGAGTATCAGCTACTATGATCTGAATACAACCCATTGGGCATACGATTATATAGCAAGGGCTTCGCAGGCCGGTATGATCGAGGGCTACCCGGACGGTACGTTTGCCCCTGATCAGCCTGTCACGCGGATGGAGATGACGGCGATGCTTGCTCGAAGTTTGAATAAGGCTGGTAAGGTAAGAGGTCAGTCGCCCTTCACCGATATTCCGGACAGCTACTGGGGTGCTGGTCTGTTGAAGCAGATGAAGGGGGATGGACTGATCGACGGGTATGCGGACGGCTCGTTCCGTCCTGACCAGCAGGCGACCCGTGCTGAATTCGTCCAGCTCTTATTCACATCGCTACGATAA
- a CDS encoding GntR family transcriptional regulator, which produces MNSKCEQIKKQLIDMIDQGIYRIGEQLPSEIHMSKQFQVSRETFRGALKMLEEEGRILVKHGVGTFVIRPLPPIKSTLERLHSSSEMIRSAGLTESESMISLAKLPCPEEAAERLGIVSGTPVYILERIRKANDEPVMLSINYLPVHLFGIGFEQPTFSGSLLQFVESKLGVSVNRADTEICVPLHIDRNCQQLLQYPQTTVLLLKQLHYDEGNRPVFYSLDYMRNDVFTFHLRRTR; this is translated from the coding sequence ATGAACTCGAAGTGTGAGCAAATAAAGAAGCAATTGATCGATATGATTGATCAAGGCATCTATCGGATTGGGGAGCAATTGCCGTCCGAGATTCACATGTCCAAGCAGTTTCAAGTGAGCCGCGAAACGTTCCGCGGTGCATTGAAAATGCTGGAGGAGGAGGGACGAATATTAGTTAAGCATGGCGTCGGCACGTTCGTCATTCGTCCTCTACCGCCCATCAAGAGCACACTCGAACGCTTGCACAGCTCTTCGGAGATGATTCGTTCAGCAGGTCTGACCGAAAGTGAGAGCATGATCTCTCTTGCCAAGCTTCCATGTCCGGAGGAGGCTGCCGAAAGGCTCGGGATCGTCTCGGGTACCCCTGTATATATTCTCGAGCGTATTCGTAAGGCAAACGATGAGCCCGTGATGCTTTCCATTAACTATTTGCCTGTTCACTTATTCGGTATAGGCTTCGAGCAGCCTACCTTCTCCGGCTCCCTGCTGCAATTTGTAGAAAGTAAGCTCGGCGTCTCGGTCAACCGTGCCGATACCGAGATCTGCGTACCGCTGCACATCGATCGAAATTGTCAACAATTACTGCAATATCCGCAAACCACGGTACTATTACTCAAGCAGCTACACTACGATGAAGGAAATCGTCCTGTATTCTATTCCTTAGACTATATGCGCAACGATGTATTCACCTTTCATCTCCGGCGCACCCGATAG
- a CDS encoding DUF1146 family protein, translated as MDYVDQLNASLGLKGILNILLVLMFIGLSWWVLQELKLEQLFKRPRGMRAKLLHIMLSVVLGYEITRFVIDYLAWSQWLSGMF; from the coding sequence ATGGATTATGTGGACCAGTTAAACGCCTCGTTAGGCTTGAAGGGCATATTGAACATCTTGCTGGTGCTGATGTTTATCGGACTGTCGTGGTGGGTGCTGCAGGAGCTCAAGCTGGAGCAGCTGTTCAAAAGACCGCGGGGCATGCGGGCGAAGTTGCTGCACATTATGCTGTCCGTTGTGCTGGGGTATGAAATCACTCGATTCGTTATTGATTATTTAGCCTGGTCCCAGTGGTTATCTGGAATGTTCTAG